A single window of Plasmodium reichenowi strain SY57 chromosome 14, whole genome shotgun sequence DNA harbors:
- a CDS encoding H/ACA ribonucleoprotein complex subunit 4, putative has protein sequence MEEKKVDYKIEPERKEAAIDTSNWPLLLKNYDKLNIRTSHFTPLPMGNSPYSRNIEEYLKYGIINLDKPSNPSSHEVVSWIRKILRCEKTGHSGTLDPKVTGVLLVCLNRATRLVKSQQESGKEYVCVCKFHSKPKSIEEVKLVLNNFQGAIFQRPPLICAVKRQLRVRTIYDSKLLDYDETNNVCVFWVKCQAGTYIRTLCEHIGLLLGVGAHMQELRRVKSGNMTEYDNMCTLHDILDAQYIYDTTGDESYLRKIITPLEKLLINFPRIVIKDSAVNAICYGAKLTIPGVLRFDNNIDVNTEIVIMTTKGEAVALAIAQMTSTVIATVDHGVVSLTKRVIMDRDTYDVKWGFGNRSMEKKKLILAGLLDKYGKPNEKTPLSWIKSEGYAPKLIGTNTTNYNLDIQNHNTVNENNNNNKIEKNNLTTPMNTNINDQISEGNKNQNENAEKSDSSDLKKKKKRKT, from the coding sequence ATGGAAGAAAAGAAAGTGGATTATAAAATTGAACCGGAGAGAAAAGAAGCTGCTATAGATACATCTAACTGGCCCTTATTATTGAAGAATTATGATAAGTTAAATATACGTACATCTCATTTTACTCCTTTACCAATGGGAAATTCTCCATATTCAAGAAATATAgaagaatatttaaaatatggGATTATAAATTTAGATAAACCTAGTAATCCTTCATCTCATGAAGTGGTTTCATGGATAAGGAAAATTTTACGATGTGAAAAAACTGGTCATAGTGGTACATTAGACCCTAAAGTGACAGGTGTTTTATTAGTTTGTTTGAATCGAGCAACAAGATTGGTAAAATCACAACAAGAATCAGGAAAAGAGTATGTTTGTGTATGTAAATTTCATTCGAAACCTAAGAGTATAGAAGAGGTAAAATTagtattaaataattttcaaGGAGCTATATTTCAAAGACCTCCATTAATATGTGCTGTTAAAAGACAATTAAGAGTTAGAACAATATATGATTCAAAATTATTAGATTATGATGAAACAAATAATGTATGTGTATTTTGGGTTAAATGTCAAGCCGGAACATATATAAGAACGTTATGTGAACATATAGGTTTATTATTAGGTGTAGGGGCACATATGCAAGAATTGAGAAGAGTCAAATCTGGAAACATGACagaatatgataatatgtgtacattacatgatatattagatgctcaatatatatatgatacTACAGGTGATGAATCatatttaagaaaaattattacacCATTAGAAAAATTACTGATAAATTTCCCACGTATAGTTATAAAAGATAGTGCTGTTAATGCTATATGTTATGGAGCTAAGCTAACTATACCAGGGGTTTTACGatttgataataatattgatgTAAATACAGAAATTGTCATTATGACAACAAAAGGAGAAGCAGTTGCATTAGCCATTGCACAAATGACATCAACCGTTATAGCAACAGTAGATCATGGTGTTGTGTCCCTTACCAAAAGAGTTATTATGGATAGAGATACATATGATGTAAAATGGGGTTTTGGTAATAGATctatggaaaaaaaaaaactcATACTTGCAGGACTTTTAGATAAATATGGTAAACCAAATGAGAAAACTCCATTAAGTTGGATAAAGAGTGAAGGATATGCTCCAAAATTAATTGGAACAAATACAACCAATTATAATTTAGATATACAAAATCATAATACAgtaaatgaaaataacaataacaataaaattgaaaaaaataaccTAACTACACCAATGAATACAAACATTAACGATCAAATATCTgaaggaaataaaaatcaaaatgaaaatgcAGAAAAATCTGATTCAAgtgatttaaaaaagaaaaaaaaaagaaaaacataa